A single region of the Raphanus sativus cultivar WK10039 chromosome 1, ASM80110v3, whole genome shotgun sequence genome encodes:
- the LOC108847163 gene encoding uncharacterized protein LOC108847163, whose amino-acid sequence MTDHVMSCINSVTYSVMLNGHSHGFIRPERGLRQGDPLSPFLFILCAEALVNVLNQAESQGKLHGIKLAAKCPPVHHLLFADDSLLMCKATVEESEQIISCLKLYGDASGQLINTAKSSIIFGAAISDQTKEDIKESLGITQEGGEGTYLGLLECFKGSKKELLNFIKEKLEGRLQGWYAKTLSMGAKEVLIKSVALALPIYAMSVFQLPKDLCARLTSAIAEYWWSSGDKKRKISWVAWQRLCKPKDQEGMGFHDIGRFNQALLGKQAWRIWSSFLECSVGTRPSFAWRSIIHGRELMKKGLCRSIGNGNLSNVWAENWIVDGTPRPPIDLLLTTFSPDDVERILLLKPDLSKEDSTKWSFTKDGAYSTRSGYQFTEALLELNSQNRHSLPPIEKKLWSTLWKIKAPPKIKHFIWRALSGALAVKERLQTRGIPVDSTCLGCGLASESICHVLFQCDKARQTWELSNIPLPPAGFSGNSVFLNMHYLISVMNNNRLEKKTRQARNSQTFKAITVPPRQTAIISYDEAEIWTSANSPQEEEVLIPNVVSWIKPPVGALKCNLGFSWVNAQRKCGVSWILRDSQGTTISHSRRSYSSVRSRHEASMRALFWAVECMKNMRQNYVIFEASAEEIREVVLSPGLFPHLSRDINQINALLEGIEFWRLDHAAVERNEAANLIAQSVTTGHRYQSYIASQGPAWLHSLLTIEGQSH is encoded by the exons ATGACTGATCATGTTATGTCGTGTATTAACTCTGTGACTTACTCTGTTATGCTCAATGGGCACTCACATGGTTTCATTAGACCAGAAAGAGGATTGAGACAGGGAGACCCCTTATCTCCTTTTCTCTTTATACTTTGTGCAGAGGCTTTGGTCAATGTCCTTAACCAAGCAGAAAGCCAAGGGAAACTACATGGGATTAAACTTGCTGCCAAATGCCCACCAGTACATCATTTGCTGTTTGCTGATGACAGCTTACTGATGTGTAAAGCCACGGTTGAGGAAAGTGAGCAGATCATAAGTTGCTTGAAATTGTATGGTGATGCCTCGGGTCAGTTAATCAATACGGCGAAGTCTTCTATCATCTTTGGTGCAGCGATTAGTGACCAGACCAAGGAGGATATAAAAGAATCTCTAGGCATTACTCAAGAAGGTGGAGAGGGGACTTACCTGGGCTTACTGGAATGCTTCAAAGGCTCCAAGAAAGAGCTACTTAACTTCATCAAGGAGAAGCTTGAAGGAAGATTACAGGGGTGGTATGCAAAGACATTATCAATGGGGGCCAAAGAAGTTTTGATCAAGTCTGTAGCACTTGCACTCCCTATATATGCTATGTCTGTCTTCCAGCTACCAAAGGACCTATGCGCTAGACTTACTAGTGCAATTGCAGAGTATTGGTGGAGTAGTGGtgacaagaagaggaagatatCTTGGGTCGCATGGCAACGACTGTGCAAACCGAAAGATCAAGAAGGAATGGGCTTCCATGATATTGGACGCTTTAATCAGGCTTTGCTTGGCAAGCAAGCTTGGAGGATTTGGAGTTCGTTTCTGGAATGCAGTGTGGGCACAAGACCATCTTTCGCTTGGAGGAGCATTATTCATGGTAGAGAGTTGATGAAGAAGGGTCTGTGCCGATCCATTGGTAATGGGAACCTTTCAAATGTCTGGGCAGAGAACTGGATAGTTGATGGCACACCAAGGCCTCCCAT AGACTTGCTGCTGACCACGTTCTCTCCTGACGACGTTGAGCGAATTCTGCTCTTGAAACCAGACTTATCTAAGGAGGACTCTACTAAATGGAGCTTCACAAAGGACGGTGCCTATAGCACTCGCAGTGGCTATCAGTTCACAGAAGCCTTACTGGAACTCAACAGCCAGAATAGGCATTCTCTCCCTCCCATAGAGAAAAAACTGTGGAGCACTTTATGGAAGATTAAAGCCCCTCCGAAGATCAAGCACTTCATTTGGCGAGCTTTGTCTGGTGCCTTAGCAGTCAAGGAAAGACTCCAAACTCGAGGAATCCCAGTTGACTCTACCTGTCTAGGATGTGGTCTTGCTAGTGAATCTATCTGTCATGTTCTCTTCCAATGTGACAAAGCACGACAGACGTGGGAATTGTCCAATATTCCTCTTCCTCCTGCAGGCTTCTCAGGGAACTCTGTCTTCCTTAACATGCATTATCTAATCTCTGTTATGAACAATAACAGACTGGAGAAGAAGACTCGTCAAGCTAGGAACTCACAAACGTTTAAAGCTATAACAGTGCCACCTAGACAAACGGCTATCATTTCCTATGACGAAGCAGAGATATGGACATCAGCCAATTCTCCCCAGGAAGAGGAAGTACTCATCCCAAATGTGGTCTCTTGGATTAAACCGCCTGTGGGTGCTCTCAAATGTAACTTGGGTTTCTCTTGGGTCAATGCTCAGAGAAAGTGTGGCGTCTCATGGATTCTCAGGGACTCCCAAGGTACCACTATCTCACATAGCAGAAGATCGTATTCTTCCGTACGGTCTCGTCATGAAGCTAGCATGAGAGCTCTCTTTTGGGCTGTCGAGTGCATGAAAAACATGAGGCAAAACTACGTTATCTTTGAAGCTTCTGCTGAAGAAATAAGAGAAGTAGTGCTCTCTCCTGGGCTTTTCCCTCACCTTTCTCGGGACATTAATCAGATAAATGCTTTGCTTGAGGGCATTGAGTTCTGGAGACTGGATCATGCTGCGGTGGAACGCAACGAGGCTGCTAATCTGATTGCGCAGTCGGTTACCACGGGACACCGATACCAGTCGTATATTGCCTCTCAAGGTCCGGCTTGGCTCCACTCCCTGCTCACTATCGAAGGTCAAAGCCATTAA
- the LOC108810917 gene encoding probable purine permease 11, which produces MSGNQEPILVKEESVEGIPSPLLKLKSWQWWVLVSINIFFLIGGQAASVLLGRFYYDEGGNSKWMATLVQTAAFPILYIPLLLLRSSSSSEPASCSLKTIVLIYVLLGVIIAGDNMLYSVGLLYLSASTYSLICATQLAFNAVFSYFINAQKFTALILNSVVLLSFSAALIALNDDADAPSGVSRSKYIVGFVCTLAASALYSLLLSLMQFSFEKILKKETFSVVLEMQIYTSLVATCVAVIGLFASGEWRTLHGEMEGYHKGQASYVLTLVGTAVTWQVCSVGVVGLIFLVTSLFSNVISTLSLAVTPLAALAVFRDKMSGVKVMAMLIALWGFASYVYQNHLDDLKVRRARKQAQTGQVDPHC; this is translated from the coding sequence GTAATCAAGAACCAATCTTGGTGAAGGAAGAGAGTGTGGAAGGTATTCCATCTCCACTCTTGAAGCTCAAAAGCTGGCAATGGTGGGTACTTGTGTCCATCAACATCTTTTTCCTCATTGGTGGTCAAGCTGCTTCTGTCCTTCTCGGTAGGTTTTACTACGATGAAGGTGGAAACAGCAAATGGATGGCCACTCTTGTTCAAACCGCTGCTTTTCCGATCCTCTATATCCCGCTTCTGCTCCTtcgttcttcctcttcttcggaGCCCGCTTCTTGCTCCCTTAAAACCATTGTCTTGATCTATGTCCTGCTCGGTGTCATCATCGCCGGAGACAACATGCTGTACTCTGTTGGACTTCTCTACCTCTCGGCATCGACTTATTCGCTCATTTGCGCTACGCAGTTAGCTTTTAATGCGGTCTTCTCTTATTTCATCAATGCCCAGAAGTTCACTGCTTTGATTCTCAACTCAGTTGTGCTCCTCTCCTTCTCTGCTGCTTTGATTGCCCTTAACGACGATGCAGACGCTCCTTCTGGTGTCTCTAGGTCTAAGTACATTGTCGGGTTTGTGTGCACACTCGCTGCATCAGCTCTCTACTCTCTGCTGCTCTCGCTCATGCAGTTCTCATTCGAGAAGATTCTGAAGAAAGAGACGTTTTCAGTGGTTCTCGAAATGCAAATCTACACTTCTCTAGTGGCTACTTGTGTTGCGGTCATTGGGCTTTTTGCTAGCGGGGAATGGAGAACACTGCACGGAGAAATGGAAGGTTATCATAAAGGCCAAGCCTCTTATGTACTGACTTTGGTGGGAACAGCAGTTACGTGGCAAGTATGTTCCGTAGGAGTGGTGGGTTTGATATTTCTGGTGACCTCCCTCTTCTCAAACGTTATTAGTACGCTCTCTCTAGCTGTGACTCCACTCGCGGCTTTGGCTGTGTTCCGTGATAAGATGAGTGGGGTTAAGGTTATGGCGATGCTGATCGCTCTTTGGGGTTTCGCTTCTTATGTTTACCAGAATCATCTCGATGACTTGAAAGTAAGACGAGCTAGAAAACAAGCTCAAACAGGGCAGGTGGATCCGCACTGCTGA
- the LOC108838552 gene encoding LOW QUALITY PROTEIN: uncharacterized protein LOC108838552 (The sequence of the model RefSeq protein was modified relative to this genomic sequence to represent the inferred CDS: inserted 1 base in 1 codon), with product MPCRSLFINNINYPLSLSPSFSFHFTVSSXKPKTLHFLPTIDSYYLLFLSLDSHYKNVLVPITILPKMQFSRNSILRQLSRKEGWRSASRRWTSGDSSTAFADDTSGGAGGYSSMEGLYGVYSGEDPAARRKRVMVVVDETSRSKHAMMWALTHLTNKGDLMTLLHVVSPHDEASPSLVQSLGSLCKACKPEVDVEALVIQGPKLATVLSQVKKLEVTVLVLGQKKSAPFISCLCGPSRSEELVNRCINGADCLTIGVRKQSNGVSGYLINTRWQKNFWLLA from the exons ATGCCCTGTCGCTCACTCTTTATTAACAACATCAATTACCCCCTTTCcctctctccttctttctctTTCCATTTCACTGTTTCAA TGAAACCAAAGACTCTTCACTTTCTCCCTACAATAGACTCCTACTACctactctttctctctcttgatTCTCACTACAAAAACGTTTTAGTTCCAATCACCATACTCCCAAAAATGCAATTTTCAAGAAACTCAATCCTTAGACAACTAAGCAGAAAAGAAGGTTGGAGGTCGGCTTCTAGAAGGTGGACATCCGGAGATAGCTCAACGGCCTTCGCCGACGACACAAGCGGTGGTGCTGGAGGTTACTCTTCAATGGAGGGTCTATATGGGGTTTACTCCGGTGAAGATCCGGCGGCAAGAAGGAAAAGAGTGATGGTTGTGGTGGATGAGACTTCGAGGTCTAAACATGCTATGATGTGGGCTTTGACGCACTTGACTAACAAAGGAGACTTGATGACTCTTCTTCATGTTGTGTCTCCTCATGATGAAGCTTCGCCTTCTTTGGTTCAGTCACTTGGCTCTCTTTGCAAAGCTTGTAAACCCGAG GTGGATGTGGAGGCGTTGGTGATTCAAGGACCAAAGTTAGCAACAGTACTCAGCCAAGTGAAGAAACTTGAAGTCACTGTTCTTGTTTTGGGTCAGAAGAAATCTGCACCATTCATCTCCTG CTTATGTGGACCCAGTAGATCAGAGGAACTCGTGAATCGATGTATCAACGGTGCAGATTGTTTGACGATTGGTGTGAGGAAACAGAGCAACGGTGTTAGTGGCTACTTGATTAACACACGATGGCAGAAGAACTTCTGGCTTTTGGCTTAA